From a single Streptomyces sp. NBC_01264 genomic region:
- a CDS encoding ROK family protein, translating into MDIGGTKIAGALVDSDGAMTATTRRPTPRGADGDTVFAAVADVVAELAKSPLWPSAVRCGIGSAGPVDAALGTVSPVNIGAWRGFPVQARVEAELALHGVRIPTVLAGDGVAMTAAEHWLGAARGHANALCMVVSTGVGGGLVLNNQLHPGPTGNAGHIGHISVAFDGEPCACGGRGCVESLASGTAIAAWALAQGWVPAGDATAAGVAAAAAAGDPVALAAFDRAGRALAAAIAATATLVETDIAVIGGGVAACGDTLFGPVREHLASYATLSFVKDLQVVPATLGTHAGLIGAAAAATMLLRS; encoded by the coding sequence ATCGACATCGGCGGTACGAAGATCGCCGGCGCGCTGGTGGACTCCGACGGCGCCATGACGGCCACCACCCGCCGGCCCACCCCGCGCGGGGCCGACGGGGACACCGTGTTCGCCGCCGTCGCCGACGTCGTCGCGGAGCTCGCGAAGTCCCCGCTGTGGCCCTCGGCCGTCCGGTGCGGGATCGGCAGCGCGGGCCCGGTGGACGCCGCGCTCGGGACGGTCAGCCCGGTCAACATCGGCGCCTGGCGGGGCTTCCCCGTCCAGGCCCGGGTGGAGGCCGAGCTCGCGCTGCACGGGGTCCGGATCCCGACGGTGCTGGCCGGCGACGGCGTGGCGATGACCGCCGCCGAGCACTGGCTGGGCGCCGCCCGCGGGCACGCCAACGCGCTCTGCATGGTGGTCTCCACCGGCGTCGGCGGCGGACTCGTCCTGAACAACCAGCTGCACCCGGGCCCCACCGGTAACGCGGGGCACATCGGCCACATCAGCGTCGCCTTCGACGGGGAGCCCTGCGCGTGCGGAGGCCGCGGCTGTGTGGAGTCCCTCGCCTCCGGCACCGCCATCGCGGCCTGGGCCCTGGCCCAGGGATGGGTCCCGGCCGGGGACGCCACCGCCGCCGGGGTGGCCGCCGCCGCTGCCGCGGGCGATCCCGTCGCGCTGGCCGCCTTCGACCGCGCGGGCCGGGCGCTGGCCGCAGCCATCGCGGCCACCGCCACCCTCGTCGAGACCGACATCGCCGTCATCGGAGGCGGTGTCGCCGCCTGCGGGGACACCCTCTTCGGGCCGGTCCGGGAGCACCTGGCCTCGTACGCGACCCTGTCCTTCGTCAAGGACCTCCAGGTCGTCCCGGCGACGCTGGGCACCCACGCGGGCCTGATCGGGGCCGCCGCCGCGGCGACGATGCTGCTGCGCTCCTGA
- a CDS encoding TAXI family TRAP transporter solute-binding subunit, whose amino-acid sequence MPLVPPRISRRRALRALVAVLAVLCALVWWLRPFGRPELTGEITLSTGVQKGVYHRYGQLLEKALAKDVPGVRVRLETSEGSQQNLQRVAAGEADFTVATADAVAKYQVDQKPGAQRLRGLARLYDDYVQLVVPAGSPVRSARDLRGKRVAVGQEGSGVRLISERMLRAAGLDPARDVTQVAIGIDTVPAELEAGRIDAFFWSGGLPTTAVRELSERFDIRLVQLGDLVEALQDGGSPARYYRAAVMPQDAYDRARGNTAVSTVAVPNLLVTRDDTGAELTEQFTRTVIDSRDGIGAEVHAAQLVDLRTAIYTDPLQLHEGAARYYRSVKP is encoded by the coding sequence ATGCCTCTCGTACCGCCCCGGATCAGCAGGCGCCGTGCCCTGCGGGCCCTGGTGGCCGTCCTGGCGGTGCTCTGCGCCCTCGTCTGGTGGCTGAGGCCCTTCGGCCGGCCCGAACTCACGGGTGAGATCACGCTCAGCACCGGCGTCCAGAAGGGGGTCTACCACCGCTACGGCCAGCTGCTGGAGAAGGCCCTGGCCAAGGACGTGCCCGGGGTGCGGGTCCGGCTGGAGACGAGCGAGGGTTCGCAGCAGAACCTGCAGCGGGTGGCCGCGGGCGAGGCCGACTTCACGGTGGCGACGGCCGACGCGGTGGCCAAGTACCAGGTCGACCAGAAGCCCGGAGCGCAGCGGCTGCGCGGCCTGGCCCGCCTCTACGACGACTACGTCCAGCTCGTGGTCCCCGCCGGCTCGCCCGTCCGGTCCGCCCGGGACCTGCGGGGCAAGCGGGTCGCCGTCGGCCAGGAGGGCTCGGGCGTGCGGCTGATCTCCGAGCGGATGCTCAGGGCCGCGGGGCTGGACCCGGCGCGGGACGTCACCCAGGTGGCCATCGGCATCGACACCGTGCCGGCGGAGCTGGAGGCGGGCCGGATCGACGCCTTCTTCTGGTCGGGAGGACTGCCCACCACCGCCGTGCGGGAGCTTTCGGAGCGGTTCGACATCCGGCTCGTGCAGCTCGGCGACCTGGTGGAGGCGCTCCAGGACGGCGGCAGCCCCGCGCGGTACTACCGGGCGGCGGTGATGCCGCAGGACGCCTACGACCGCGCCCGCGGCAACACGGCGGTGTCCACCGTCGCCGTGCCGAACCTGCTGGTGACGCGGGACGACACGGGCGCCGAGCTGACGGAGCAGTTCACGCGCACGGTCATCGACAGCCGGGACGGCATCGGGGCCGAGGTGCACGCCGCCCAGCTGGTGGACCTGCGGACGGCGATCTACACGGATCCCCTGCAACTGCACGAGGGCGCGGCCCGTTACTACCGCTCCGTCAAGCCCTGA
- the miaB gene encoding tRNA (N6-isopentenyl adenosine(37)-C2)-methylthiotransferase MiaB, translating to MSTESGEATVVKTYEVRTYGCQMNVHDSERLSGLLEDAGYVRAPQGSDGDADVVVFNTCAVRENADNKLYGNLGRLAPMKTKRPGMQIAVGGCLAQKDRDTIVARAPWVDVVFGTHNIGKLPVLLERARIQEEAQIEIAESLEAFPSTLPTRRESAYAAWVSISVGCNNTCTFCIVPALRGKEEDRRPGDILAEVEALVAEGVSEITLLGQNVNAYGSDLGDREAFSKLLRACGAIEGLERVRFTSPHPRDFTDDVIAAMAETPNVMPQLHMPMQSGSDTILRAMRRSYRQDRFLGIIEKVRASIPHAAISTDIIVGFPGETEEDFQQTMHAVREARFANAFTFQYSKRPGTPAADMEGQIPKEVVQERYMRLVALQEEISWDENKKQVGRTLEVMVAEGEGRKDGATHRLSGRAPDNRLVHFTKPDEEVRPGDVVTVEITYAAPHHLLAEGPTGAVRRTRAGDAWEKRNAAPAQPKGVLLGIPTLGVPAPLPATTSGCASPALP from the coding sequence GTGAGTACCGAGAGCGGCGAGGCGACTGTTGTGAAAACGTACGAGGTCCGGACGTACGGCTGTCAGATGAACGTGCACGACTCCGAGCGGCTGTCGGGCCTGCTGGAGGACGCCGGGTACGTCCGCGCGCCCCAGGGCTCCGACGGCGACGCCGACGTCGTCGTGTTCAACACCTGCGCCGTCCGCGAGAACGCCGACAACAAGCTCTACGGCAACCTCGGCCGGCTCGCGCCGATGAAGACCAAGCGCCCCGGCATGCAGATCGCCGTCGGCGGCTGCCTCGCGCAGAAGGACCGCGACACCATCGTGGCCCGCGCCCCCTGGGTCGACGTGGTCTTCGGCACGCACAACATCGGCAAGCTGCCCGTCCTCCTGGAGCGCGCGCGCATCCAGGAAGAGGCGCAGATCGAGATCGCCGAGTCGCTGGAGGCCTTCCCCTCCACGCTCCCGACCCGGCGCGAGTCCGCGTACGCCGCCTGGGTCTCGATCTCCGTCGGCTGCAACAACACCTGCACCTTCTGCATCGTCCCGGCGCTGCGCGGCAAGGAGGAGGACCGCCGTCCCGGCGACATCCTCGCCGAGGTCGAGGCACTCGTCGCCGAGGGCGTCTCCGAGATCACCCTGCTCGGCCAGAACGTCAACGCCTACGGTTCCGACCTGGGCGACCGCGAGGCCTTCTCCAAGCTGCTGCGCGCCTGCGGCGCCATCGAGGGCCTGGAGCGGGTCCGCTTCACCTCCCCGCACCCGCGCGACTTCACCGACGACGTGATCGCGGCGATGGCCGAGACGCCCAACGTCATGCCGCAGCTGCACATGCCGATGCAGTCGGGTTCGGACACGATCCTGCGCGCCATGCGCCGCTCGTACCGCCAGGACCGCTTCCTCGGCATCATCGAGAAGGTCCGCGCCTCCATCCCGCACGCGGCGATCTCCACGGACATCATCGTGGGCTTCCCGGGTGAGACGGAGGAGGACTTCCAGCAGACGATGCACGCGGTGCGCGAGGCGCGCTTCGCGAACGCCTTCACCTTCCAGTACTCCAAGCGCCCCGGGACCCCGGCCGCCGACATGGAGGGGCAGATCCCCAAGGAGGTCGTCCAGGAGCGGTACATGCGCCTGGTCGCCCTCCAGGAGGAGATCTCCTGGGACGAGAACAAGAAGCAGGTCGGCCGGACCCTGGAGGTCATGGTCGCCGAGGGCGAGGGCCGCAAGGACGGCGCCACGCACCGGCTGTCCGGGCGCGCCCCCGACAACCGCCTGGTCCACTTCACGAAGCCCGACGAAGAGGTCCGCCCCGGTGACGTGGTCACCGTGGAGATCACCTACGCGGCTCCGCACCACCTCCTCGCGGAGGGCCCGACGGGGGCGGTACGCCGGACCCGTGCGGGCGACGCCTGGGAGAAGCGCAACGCGGCTCCGGCGCAGCCGAAGGGCGTCCTCCTCGGCATCCCGACCCTGGGCGTCCCGGCCCCCCTCCCGGCAACGACGTCAGGCTGCGCCAGCCCCGCCCTTCCCTAA
- a CDS encoding class III extradiol dioxygenase subunit B-like domain-containing protein, protein MLVAAAVCPAPPMLLPELVTGAAAELADARTACSDALSVLAASRPDLLVVVGAGDADHHGAYPQGARGTFRGFGVAADVRLGEGEEGPRLLPTPIAVGAWLLGRAGWGAAPLEGFGVAGQLDTEGCLEAGRELAAREDRVALLVMGDGSACRTLKAPGYLDERAAGFDAEAARALGAADLSALAALDAGLAAELQAAGRAPWQVLAGAAEGAGLEGRLLYEDAPYGVGYFVAAWS, encoded by the coding sequence ATGCTCGTAGCCGCTGCCGTCTGCCCCGCCCCGCCCATGCTCCTGCCGGAGCTCGTCACGGGCGCCGCCGCCGAACTCGCCGACGCCCGGACCGCGTGTTCCGACGCGCTCTCCGTGCTCGCCGCCTCCCGGCCCGATCTGCTCGTCGTGGTCGGAGCCGGCGACGCCGACCACCACGGTGCCTACCCCCAGGGTGCCCGCGGCACCTTCCGGGGATTCGGGGTCGCGGCCGACGTACGGCTGGGCGAGGGCGAGGAGGGGCCGCGGCTGCTGCCCACCCCGATCGCCGTGGGCGCCTGGCTGCTCGGCCGGGCCGGCTGGGGCGCCGCGCCCCTGGAGGGGTTCGGGGTCGCCGGGCAGCTGGACACCGAGGGGTGTCTGGAGGCAGGCCGGGAGCTCGCCGCGCGCGAGGACCGGGTCGCCCTGCTCGTCATGGGTGACGGCAGCGCGTGCCGGACCCTCAAGGCCCCCGGTTACCTCGACGAACGCGCCGCCGGATTCGACGCCGAGGCCGCCCGCGCGCTCGGCGCCGCCGACCTGTCCGCCCTCGCCGCCCTCGACGCGGGACTCGCCGCCGAGCTGCAGGCCGCCGGCCGGGCCCCCTGGCAGGTGCTCGCGGGTGCGGCCGAGGGTGCCGGGCTCGAAGGACGGCTGCTGTACGAGGACGCCCCGTACGGGGTCGGGTACTTCGTCGCCGCCTGGTCGTAG
- a CDS encoding antitoxin — MGLLDNLKAKLAPAKDKVGDLAAQHEGKITQNLEKVAKAVDSKTKGKYSGQISSGADKAKDALGKIAHKDAPGGPTPPAAS, encoded by the coding sequence ATGGGCCTGCTGGACAATCTGAAGGCCAAGCTCGCGCCCGCCAAGGACAAGGTCGGCGACCTCGCTGCACAGCACGAGGGCAAGATCACCCAGAATCTGGAGAAGGTGGCCAAGGCCGTCGACTCCAAGACCAAGGGCAAGTACAGCGGCCAGATCTCTAGCGGTGCGGACAAGGCGAAGGACGCCCTGGGCAAGATCGCGCACAAGGACGCTCCCGGCGGGCCGACGCCGCCGGCCGCTTCCTGA
- a CDS encoding gliding motility protein has product MGILDRLLGRKTQATTEEAVAADLTAESATADEAGTEQAVAEESAAAEAVEIPKQQTAEVSADSEAAEGART; this is encoded by the coding sequence ATGGGCATTTTGGACCGGCTTCTCGGCCGCAAGACCCAGGCGACGACCGAAGAGGCCGTTGCCGCGGATCTGACGGCGGAGTCCGCGACGGCCGACGAGGCCGGGACCGAGCAGGCTGTGGCTGAGGAGAGCGCGGCGGCCGAGGCCGTCGAGATCCCGAAGCAGCAGACGGCGGAGGTCAGCGCGGACAGCGAGGCCGCAGAGGGTGCCCGCACGTAG